One Methanophagales archaeon genomic region harbors:
- a CDS encoding hydrogenase iron-sulfur subunit, which translates to MGEEKKGEFEPKIIGFTCNWCTYASADLAGTSRKKYPPNARIIRLMCSGRLDPMFVLKALLNGADGVFIGGCHPGECHYIKGNYYARRRIAAIRTILKQFGLDNRVRSEWISASEGDKFARVMTEMAEDLKKLGPNPMRGKIL; encoded by the coding sequence ATGGGAGAAGAGAAGAAGGGGGAATTTGAGCCGAAGATAATCGGATTTACCTGTAATTGGTGTACATACGCATCAGCAGACCTTGCAGGGACGTCGAGGAAGAAATACCCGCCGAATGCACGGATAATAAGGCTTATGTGTTCGGGGAGGCTGGATCCGATGTTTGTGCTCAAGGCGTTACTGAATGGTGCAGATGGAGTGTTTATAGGGGGCTGTCATCCCGGGGAATGCCACTATATAAAAGGGAATTACTATGCCAGGCGGAGAATAGCGGCGATAAGGACGATTCTGAAGCAGTTTGGACTGGATAACAGGGTCAGATCAGAGTGGATAAGTGCATCAGAGGGAGATAAGTTTGCAAGGGTGATGACGGAGATGGCGGAAGATTTGAAGAAGCTGGGTCCAAATCCAATGAGAGGTAAGATATTATGA